One Blattabacterium cuenoti DNA window includes the following coding sequences:
- a CDS encoding zinc metallopeptidase has translation MNFYYFVTSIIYLINYLINIFLKNKIRFYSKFHLKSKMSGREIAEKMLIDNDIDDVKIYPIQGELVDYYNPSDKTINLSEIVFYGKNVVSAAIAAHECGHALQHKIKNNLLKFRNNLATILNFSSRISNISIIIGLIIFYNSEGRESFILKIGIGLFLLIVLFSLITLPIEFNASDIALNWLRNKNLIKDDETIYVKKLLNLAIMTYVVSALGNLTQLTYFMSILNSNKDNNED, from the coding sequence ATGAATTTTTATTATTTTGTTACATCAATTATTTATTTAATTAATTATTTAATAAATATTTTTCTTAAAAATAAAATAAGATTTTATTCTAAATTTCATTTGAAATCTAAAATGAGTGGTAGAGAAATAGCAGAAAAAATGTTAATAGATAATGATATTGACGATGTTAAAATTTATCCAATACAAGGAGAATTAGTTGATTATTATAATCCTTCTGATAAAACTATAAATTTGAGTGAAATAGTATTCTATGGTAAAAATGTAGTTTCTGCAGCAATTGCAGCACATGAATGTGGTCATGCATTACAACATAAAATAAAAAATAATTTATTAAAATTTCGTAATAATTTAGCAACTATACTTAATTTTAGTTCTAGGATTAGTAATATTTCTATAATAATTGGATTAATTATTTTTTATAATTCTGAAGGAAGAGAATCTTTTATTTTAAAAATAGGAATAGGATTATTTTTATTAATTGTTTTATTTTCATTAATAACTTTACCAATAGAATTTAATGCTAGTGATATAGCTTTAAATTGGTTAAGGAATAAAAATTTAATAAAAGATGATGAAACTATTTACGTTAAAAAATTATTAAATTTAGCTATCATGACTTATGTTGTATCAGCATTGGGAAATTTAACTCAATTAACATATTTTATGTCTATTTTAAATAGTAATAAAGATAATAATGAGGATTGA
- the nusB gene encoding transcription antitermination factor NusB produces the protein MSIRREFRIRSLQFLYAQHISEIDLYQIEKIMLKSIENLHNLYTSFLCLILVIRNNIIDLLKKKNNDNLLLKKFVNNSILKILSDNKYLMIIYNSSNNLWKKENNLILSLLKDLKNINNNNELNNNLFSFEEDKKFIIKYYKNNIINNLKLKEYVEDLFINGIENNYIAHNMVCKTLQFIKNSINPNFKLYNIYNNIENKKFIINLYRNTIIHKKEFNNLISRTSNNWDIKRMGVIDLIILQMATCEFLYFPNIPPRATMNEYIEITKIFCMKKSKAFINGILDQIYKFLYKEKKISKY, from the coding sequence ATGTCCATAAGAAGAGAGTTTAGAATAAGAAGTTTACAATTCTTATATGCACAACATATTTCTGAAATAGATCTTTATCAAATAGAAAAAATTATGTTAAAAAGTATTGAAAATTTGCATAATCTATATACATCTTTTTTATGTTTAATATTAGTTATTAGAAATAATATTATAGATTTATTAAAGAAAAAAAATAATGATAATTTATTATTAAAAAAATTTGTTAATAACTCTATTTTAAAAATATTATCTGATAATAAATATTTAATGATAATATATAATTCTTCTAACAATTTATGGAAAAAAGAAAATAATCTTATATTATCTTTATTAAAGGATTTAAAAAATATAAATAATAATAATGAATTAAATAATAATTTATTTTCTTTTGAAGAAGATAAAAAATTTATAATAAAATATTATAAAAATAATATTATAAATAATTTAAAATTAAAAGAATATGTAGAAGATTTATTTATTAATGGAATAGAAAATAATTATATAGCTCATAATATGGTATGTAAAACTTTACAATTCATAAAAAATTCTATAAATCCAAATTTTAAATTATATAATATTTATAACAATATAGAAAACAAAAAATTTATTATTAATTTATATAGAAATACAATTATTCATAAAAAAGAATTTAATAACTTAATAAGCCGTACATCCAATAATTGGGATATAAAAAGAATGGGAGTCATAGACTTAATTATATTGCAAATGGCTACATGTGAATTTTTATATTTTCCAAATATACCACCAAGAGCAACTATGAATGAATATATTGAAATTACAAAAATTTTTTGTATGAAAAAAAGTAAAGCTTTTATAAACGGGATATTAGATCAAATATATAAGTTTTTGTATAAAGAAAAAAAAATATCGAAATACTAA
- a CDS encoding KdsC family phosphatase yields the protein MLNKGYLNIMKCIDTFIFDVDGVLTNCTLNLFPDGNLVRQMFAKDGYAIQLAKKKGYNICVITRGSDLMVFKRLRSLNIRHIYQGIINKKKYLDEFCKIFNIEKNNILYMGDDIPDLEVMKSVAFPCAPIDAVQEIKNISKYISPKKGGNGCVRDVIEKTLKVQDNWEN from the coding sequence ATGTTAAATAAAGGATATTTAAACATAATGAAATGCATTGATACTTTTATATTTGATGTAGATGGAGTTTTAACTAATTGTACGTTAAATCTTTTTCCAGATGGAAATTTAGTAAGACAAATGTTTGCCAAGGATGGATACGCAATACAATTAGCAAAAAAAAAGGGTTATAATATTTGTGTTATAACAAGAGGATCAGATTTAATGGTATTTAAACGTTTAAGAAGTTTAAATATTCGTCATATTTATCAAGGAATTATAAATAAAAAAAAGTACTTAGATGAATTTTGTAAAATTTTCAATATTGAAAAAAATAATATTCTTTATATGGGGGATGATATCCCAGATTTAGAAGTAATGAAATCTGTAGCTTTTCCTTGTGCTCCAATTGATGCTGTTCAAGAAATAAAAAATATTTCTAAATATATTTCTCCAAAAAAAGGGGGGAATGGTTGTGTTAGAGATGTTATAGAAAAAACATTAAAAGTTCAAGATAATTGGGAAAATTAA
- a CDS encoding DUF3276 family protein produces the protein MDEKGNINKDRNEICSRTLKTGSRTYFFDARETRAGDYYLTITESKKNFTENGEITYKKHKIYLYKEDFSKFQSILNDMIIFIINEKGKEVISERHQKDFKNHSSYNHGYKTSQKKSEIKNFTNVNFEDI, from the coding sequence ATGGACGAAAAAGGAAATATTAATAAAGATAGAAATGAGATATGTTCAAGAACTTTGAAAACAGGAAGTCGTACGTATTTTTTTGATGCAAGAGAAACAAGAGCAGGTGATTATTATTTAACAATTACTGAAAGTAAGAAAAATTTTACGGAAAATGGTGAAATAACTTATAAAAAACACAAAATTTATTTGTATAAAGAAGATTTTTCTAAATTTCAAAGTATACTTAACGATATGATTATATTTATTATAAATGAAAAAGGAAAAGAAGTTATATCAGAACGTCATCAAAAAGATTTTAAAAATCATTCATCATATAATCATGGATATAAAACATCTCAAAAAAAATCAGAAATAAAAAATTTTACAAATGTAAATTTTGAAGATATATAA
- the miaB gene encoding tRNA (N6-isopentenyl adenosine(37)-C2)-methylthiotransferase MiaB has protein sequence MNVADSEIITSILLKKGFILSNHIENAKIILFNSCSIRKKSELTIKNQIDKIKYLKNNGSLIGLIGCFSKSFKESLLNEKKIDFFINPDSYREIENKIYNKNIVKNFYKRKKETYENIIPYKKLDKKITTFLSITRGCNNMCTFCIVPFTRGREVSNNPFLIVEECKRLQNLGYKEITLLGQNVDSYYWIDNNNLSFNFANLLELIAKKLPTVRIRFSTSNPHDMSNEVLKIISKYDNICNHIHLPVQSGSNKILKLMNRKYSREEYLFLIKKIRKLIPNCSISHDIMTGFCNEEDNDHLDTLHLMDEIKYNYGYMFSYSPRPGTYAYNNLIDNVPKNIKKKRLQEIIKLQNEHSLYRMKEFLEKTQKVLIEGTSKKSNNYWYGRNSQNIVVVFPKKINLKIGNIALVNVKKFTSSTLIGEAIK, from the coding sequence ATGAATGTAGCTGATAGTGAAATTATAACATCTATATTGTTAAAAAAAGGATTTATTTTATCTAATCATATTGAAAATGCAAAAATTATTTTATTTAACTCATGTTCCATAAGAAAAAAATCAGAACTAACAATAAAAAATCAAATAGATAAAATAAAATATTTAAAAAATAATGGATCATTAATTGGATTAATAGGTTGTTTTTCAAAATCTTTTAAAGAATCATTATTAAATGAAAAAAAAATTGATTTTTTTATTAATCCTGATTCTTATAGAGAAATAGAAAATAAAATTTATAATAAAAATATTGTAAAAAATTTTTATAAAAGAAAAAAAGAAACATATGAAAATATTATTCCATATAAAAAATTAGATAAAAAAATTACTACATTTTTAAGTATAACAAGAGGATGTAATAATATGTGTACTTTTTGTATTGTCCCATTTACAAGAGGAAGAGAAGTAAGTAATAATCCCTTTCTTATTGTTGAAGAATGTAAAAGATTACAAAATCTTGGATATAAAGAAATAACTCTTTTAGGTCAAAATGTAGATTCATATTATTGGATAGATAATAATAATTTATCATTTAATTTTGCTAATCTATTAGAATTAATTGCTAAAAAATTACCTACTGTTAGAATACGTTTCTCTACATCTAATCCTCATGATATGTCCAATGAAGTATTAAAAATAATATCTAAATATGATAATATATGTAATCATATTCATTTACCGGTTCAATCTGGTAGTAATAAAATATTAAAATTAATGAATAGAAAATATTCTAGAGAAGAATATTTATTCTTAATTAAGAAAATTAGAAAATTAATTCCAAATTGTTCAATATCTCATGATATTATGACAGGATTTTGTAATGAAGAAGATAATGATCATCTTGATACTCTTCATTTAATGGATGAAATTAAATATAATTATGGATATATGTTTTCTTATTCTCCAAGACCAGGAACGTATGCTTATAATAATCTTATAGATAATGTACCGAAAAATATAAAAAAAAAAAGATTACAAGAAATTATAAAATTGCAAAACGAACATTCATTATATAGAATGAAGGAATTTTTAGAAAAAACTCAAAAAGTACTAATAGAAGGTACTTCAAAAAAAAGTAATAATTATTGGTACGGAAGAAATTCACAAAATATAGTAGTTGTCTTTCCAAAAAAAATAAATTTAAAAATAGGAAATATAGCATTAGTTAATGTAAAAAAATTTACGTCTTCTACTTTGATTGGAGAAGCCATAAAATAG
- the coaE gene encoding dephospho-CoA kinase (Dephospho-CoA kinase (CoaE) performs the final step in coenzyme A biosynthesis.) yields the protein MKSILVGITGNIGTGKTLLSDYFKKENGIPIYSSDQKCKILMNKSSIIRKNIIKYFGSKSYNGKKINKNFLSKIIFNDLNALNILCSIVHPWVELDFEKWRKNYNCPYIIKESAILFEYGNYKEFDFIIILTSFLEKILERIIKRDKLNKIEILNRLNNQTKINDIKKIKNIGNRIFIIENNSSIYQLKKFSIILHKKIIKTII from the coding sequence TTGAAATCAATTCTAGTAGGAATAACAGGTAATATAGGAACAGGAAAAACTTTATTATCTGATTATTTTAAAAAAGAAAATGGAATACCTATTTATTCATCAGATCAAAAATGTAAAATTCTAATGAATAAATCAAGTATTATAAGAAAAAATATTATAAAATATTTTGGTTCAAAATCTTACAATGGGAAAAAAATAAATAAAAATTTTTTATCAAAAATAATATTTAATGATTTAAACGCATTAAACATATTGTGTTCCATCGTACATCCATGGGTAGAATTAGATTTTGAAAAATGGAGAAAAAATTATAATTGTCCATACATAATTAAAGAATCAGCTATATTATTTGAATATGGAAATTATAAAGAATTCGATTTTATTATTATTTTAACTTCTTTTTTAGAAAAAATATTAGAAAGAATTATAAAAAGAGATAAACTAAATAAAATAGAGATTTTAAATCGTTTAAATAATCAAACAAAAATTAACGATATAAAAAAAATTAAAAATATTGGTAATAGAATTTTTATTATTGAAAATAATTCTTCTATATATCAATTAAAAAAATTTTCAATAATTTTACATAAAAAAATTATAAAAACAATAATTTAA
- the groL gene encoding chaperonin GroEL (60 kDa chaperone family; promotes refolding of misfolded polypeptides especially under stressful conditions; forms two stacked rings of heptamers to form a barrel-shaped 14mer; ends can be capped by GroES; misfolded proteins enter the barrel where they are refolded when GroES binds): MAKDIKFDIEARDKLKKGVDALANAVKVTLGPKGRNVVLQKSFGGPQVTKDGVTVAKEIELEESIENLGAQMVKEVASKTNDVAGDGTTTATVLAQAIVREGLKNVAAGANPMDLKRGIDKALKIVIKDLRKQSREVGGNTEKIKQVASISANNDEKTGALIADAFERVGREGVITVEEAKGTDTSVDVVEGMQFDRGYQSPYFVTNTEKMITEFDQPQILLSDKKIAAMKDLLPILEPVAQSGKPLLIISEEVEGEALATLVVNKIRGTLKVAAIKAPGFGDRRKAMLEDIAILTGGTVISEETGSKLEDVKLDMLGKAERVIIDKDNTTIVNGGGNKKDIRSRIDQIKAQIETTTSDYDKEKLQERLAKLAGGVAVLYVGAASEVEMKEKKDRVDDALNATRAAVEEGIVAGGGVALVRSIKALDSIKGDNSDQDTGIQIVRRSLEEPLRQIVANAGGEGSVVVAKVAEGKGDFGYDAKIGEYKNMISEGIIDPTKVARVALENAASVSGMLLTTECVVTEIKKDENNSATPPMPGAAGGGMGGMM, from the coding sequence ATGGCAAAAGATATTAAATTTGATATTGAAGCAAGAGATAAGCTAAAAAAAGGTGTAGACGCGTTAGCAAATGCTGTTAAGGTAACCTTAGGACCAAAAGGAAGAAATGTTGTATTACAGAAGTCTTTTGGTGGTCCTCAAGTTACTAAAGATGGAGTAACTGTAGCTAAAGAAATTGAATTAGAAGAATCTATAGAAAATTTAGGAGCTCAGATGGTAAAAGAAGTAGCATCAAAAACTAATGATGTTGCAGGAGATGGAACTACTACAGCTACTGTATTAGCACAAGCTATTGTTAGAGAGGGATTAAAAAATGTAGCTGCTGGAGCTAATCCTATGGATTTAAAAAGAGGAATAGATAAAGCTTTAAAAATAGTTATTAAAGATCTTAGAAAACAATCTAGAGAAGTAGGAGGTAATACAGAAAAAATAAAACAAGTTGCATCTATTTCTGCAAATAATGATGAAAAGACAGGAGCATTAATAGCGGATGCATTTGAAAGAGTAGGAAGAGAAGGGGTTATTACTGTAGAAGAAGCAAAGGGAACCGATACATCTGTTGATGTAGTTGAAGGTATGCAATTTGATAGAGGTTATCAATCACCTTATTTTGTAACAAATACTGAAAAAATGATAACAGAATTTGATCAACCTCAAATTTTATTATCTGATAAAAAAATAGCAGCAATGAAAGATTTATTGCCTATTTTAGAACCTGTAGCACAATCAGGAAAACCTTTACTTATAATTTCTGAAGAAGTAGAAGGAGAAGCTCTAGCAACATTGGTTGTAAATAAAATTAGAGGAACTTTAAAAGTTGCTGCTATTAAGGCCCCAGGATTTGGAGATAGAAGAAAAGCTATGTTGGAGGATATAGCTATTCTAACTGGCGGTACAGTAATTTCTGAAGAAACAGGAAGTAAATTAGAAGATGTAAAACTTGATATGCTTGGGAAAGCAGAAAGAGTTATTATAGATAAAGATAATACAACTATTGTCAACGGAGGAGGTAATAAAAAAGATATTAGATCAAGAATCGATCAAATTAAAGCACAAATAGAAACTACAACATCAGATTATGATAAAGAAAAATTGCAAGAACGTCTAGCTAAATTGGCTGGAGGAGTAGCTGTTTTATATGTAGGAGCTGCATCTGAAGTTGAAATGAAAGAAAAAAAAGATAGAGTAGATGATGCTCTAAATGCAACTAGAGCTGCGGTAGAAGAAGGTATAGTAGCAGGAGGAGGTGTAGCTTTAGTTCGTTCAATTAAAGCATTAGATAGTATAAAAGGAGATAATTCCGATCAAGATACTGGTATACAAATAGTTAGAAGATCTCTAGAAGAACCTTTAAGACAAATTGTCGCTAATGCTGGAGGTGAAGGTTCTGTTGTTGTAGCTAAAGTTGCTGAAGGAAAAGGGGACTTCGGATATGATGCTAAAATTGGAGAATATAAAAATATGATTTCTGAAGGAATCATAGATCCAACAAAAGTAGCAAGAGTTGCATTAGAAAATGCAGCTTCAGTTTCAGGAATGTTGTTGACTACTGAATGTGTAGTTACAGAAATTAAAAAAGATGAAAATAACTCTGCAACTCCACCAATGCCAGGTGCTGCTGGAGGAGGTATGGGAGGTATGATGTAA
- the secG gene encoding preprotein translocase subunit SecG — MKYEYAINILSCLIVINSILFILIILIQNPKKEIVNQSFVEKNFKFFGIKKTNTILDNITWFLSIVIFFFVIIFNYLLKN; from the coding sequence ATGAAATACGAATATGCAATTAATATATTAAGTTGTTTAATTGTTATAAATTCAATATTATTTATATTAATTATTTTAATACAAAATCCAAAAAAAGAAATTGTGAATCAGTCGTTTGTAGAAAAAAATTTTAAATTCTTTGGAATAAAAAAAACAAATACTATCCTAGATAATATCACATGGTTTCTATCTATTGTCATATTTTTTTTTGTTATCATATTTAATTATTTACTAAAAAATTAA
- a CDS encoding co-chaperone GroES, whose product MMEVKIKPLSDRVLVQPDPAETKTSSGIIIPDTAKEKPQKGTIVAVGTGKKNEPMILKEGDRILYGKYSGTELKWEGEEYLIMRESDVIAII is encoded by the coding sequence ATGATGGAAGTAAAGATTAAACCTTTATCAGATCGTGTTCTTGTACAACCTGATCCCGCTGAAACTAAAACGTCATCAGGTATTATTATTCCTGATACAGCAAAGGAAAAACCACAAAAAGGAACCATAGTAGCCGTAGGTACGGGTAAAAAAAATGAACCAATGATTTTAAAAGAAGGAGATAGAATTTTATATGGAAAATATTCTGGAACAGAATTAAAATGGGAAGGAGAAGAGTACTTAATAATGAGAGAGTCTGATGTTATAGCTATTATATAA
- a CDS encoding NAD(P)/FAD-dependent oxidoreductase → MNIPTEKNLKRVIIIGAGFAGLQVAKKLRRDKFQVILIDKNNYHTFQPLLYQVATAGLEPDSIAHSIRNIIKNTKNFFFRLANVYYINTKQTKIYTNVGNLFYDYLVISTGSITNYFDNKNIKFHALPMKSIPEALNLRSLILQDFESALLAKKIKDKKRLMTFVIVGGGPTGVELAGALAEMKKYVIPNDYPDLDHHYMKIHLLQASPRLLDGMSKQSAEQAYKNLKNLGVSIWLNCLVKDYDGEIISIEKNKHIETSNVIWAAGVKGAIIKGFLNEDIKKNRLLVNSYLRTIRYKNIFAIGDVSCMKLNKMYPNGHPMTAPPAIQQGNYLVNNFNNLLFDNNNKIKPFIYKNFGSMATIGRNKAVCDFSFIRLKGFIAWIIWMFVHLFSLVGFRNKAIALTNWIIQYFHYNKSVRLIIRPFYRKKFRKLK, encoded by the coding sequence ATGAATATTCCAACAGAAAAAAATTTAAAAAGAGTTATTATTATTGGAGCAGGATTTGCTGGACTACAAGTAGCTAAAAAATTAAGAAGAGACAAATTCCAGGTTATCCTCATAGACAAAAATAATTATCATACTTTTCAACCATTATTATATCAAGTTGCTACCGCAGGTTTGGAACCAGACTCTATTGCTCATTCAATAAGAAACATAATAAAAAATACTAAAAATTTTTTTTTTAGATTGGCTAATGTTTATTATATAAATACTAAACAAACAAAGATCTATACAAATGTAGGTAATTTATTTTATGATTATTTAGTTATTTCTACCGGATCAATTACTAACTATTTCGATAATAAAAATATAAAATTTCATGCATTACCTATGAAATCGATACCAGAAGCATTAAATTTAAGAAGTTTAATATTACAAGATTTTGAATCAGCTTTATTAGCAAAAAAAATAAAAGATAAAAAAAGACTAATGACTTTTGTTATTGTTGGAGGTGGACCTACTGGAGTAGAATTAGCTGGAGCTTTAGCTGAAATGAAAAAATATGTTATTCCTAATGATTATCCAGATTTAGATCATCATTACATGAAAATTCATTTATTACAAGCATCTCCTAGATTATTAGATGGTATGTCAAAACAATCAGCTGAACAAGCATATAAAAATCTAAAAAATTTAGGTGTCTCTATATGGTTAAATTGTTTAGTAAAAGATTATGATGGTGAAATAATATCTATAGAAAAAAATAAGCATATAGAAACATCTAATGTTATATGGGCAGCAGGCGTTAAAGGTGCGATAATAAAAGGATTTTTAAATGAAGATATAAAAAAAAATCGATTATTAGTTAACTCTTATCTTAGAACTATAAGATATAAAAATATATTTGCTATTGGAGACGTTTCATGTATGAAATTAAATAAAATGTATCCTAATGGACATCCTATGACTGCCCCCCCTGCTATACAACAAGGTAATTATTTAGTAAATAATTTTAATAATTTATTATTCGATAATAATAATAAAATAAAACCATTTATATATAAAAATTTTGGATCAATGGCTACTATTGGTAGAAATAAAGCAGTCTGTGATTTTTCCTTTATTAGATTGAAAGGATTTATAGCATGGATAATATGGATGTTTGTCCATTTATTTAGTTTAGTTGGATTTAGAAATAAGGCCATAGCGTTAACAAATTGGATAATTCAATATTTTCATTATAATAAAAGTGTTAGATTAATTATAAGACCTTTTTATAGAAAAAAATTTAGAAAATTAAAATAA
- the yajC gene encoding preprotein translocase subunit YajC codes for MIRPQIQKQKNEKNFQEKLEKGSYIVTNTGIHGKILEIKNDFIVLEIVTGKIKIEKNIISKELTQLHYNKNKIN; via the coding sequence ATGATAAGACCTCAAATACAAAAACAAAAAAATGAAAAAAATTTCCAGGAAAAATTAGAAAAAGGAAGTTATATAGTAACAAATACAGGAATTCATGGAAAAATTTTAGAAATAAAAAATGATTTTATTGTTTTAGAAATTGTTACAGGAAAAATCAAGATTGAAAAAAATATAATATCAAAAGAATTGACACAATTACATTATAATAAAAATAAAATAAATTGA
- a CDS encoding sigma 54-interacting transcriptional regulator, whose protein sequence is MESIQNIKHKFGIIGYDYKLYRSLEKAIQVAPTDISVLVLGESGVGKEFIPKIIHQFSCRKHHSYIAVNCGAIPEGTIDSELFGHEKGSFTGATNMRKGYFEVANGGTIFLDEVGELPLTTQVRLLRILESGEFIKVGSSKIQKTDIRIVAATNLNMVESIQKGKFREDLFYRLNTVQINVPPLRFRKSDIKFLFKKFSNDFAEKYQMPPIILNDKSLKYLENYPWPGNIRQLKNLVEQVSVVETKRKINIDKLKEYIPENKPLLSISKPNFDSNKKTFFHNISRERDFIYQILFDMKNNFNDLKNIVYQLIKNNSNPTFNKENRDLIHRLFGKIFTSQDESLKKNHEIINKSIFQIENPSLYKNNLNENNLDYEEIEEDLSKKNSSNSFSLEKKEIEFIQKALKKNKGKRRKTAKELGISERTLYRKIKQYGL, encoded by the coding sequence ATGGAATCTATTCAAAACATAAAACATAAATTCGGGATTATTGGTTATGATTACAAATTATATAGATCTCTAGAAAAAGCTATACAAGTAGCCCCAACTGATATTTCAGTATTGGTTCTTGGAGAAAGTGGGGTAGGAAAAGAATTTATCCCAAAAATTATTCATCAATTTTCTTGTAGAAAACATCATTCATATATTGCTGTAAATTGTGGAGCAATACCTGAAGGGACTATTGATAGTGAATTATTTGGACATGAAAAAGGATCGTTTACTGGAGCAACTAACATGAGAAAAGGCTATTTTGAAGTAGCCAATGGAGGAACAATATTTTTAGACGAAGTTGGAGAATTACCTTTAACAACACAAGTTCGTTTATTACGAATTTTAGAATCTGGAGAATTTATAAAAGTAGGTTCTTCTAAAATTCAAAAAACTGATATACGTATTGTTGCGGCAACTAATTTAAATATGGTAGAATCCATACAAAAAGGAAAATTTAGAGAAGATCTTTTTTATAGATTAAATACAGTACAAATAAATGTACCTCCTTTACGTTTTCGTAAGAGCGATATTAAATTTTTATTTAAAAAATTTTCAAATGATTTTGCAGAAAAATACCAAATGCCTCCTATAATATTAAATGATAAATCATTAAAATATTTAGAAAATTATCCTTGGCCTGGTAATATTAGACAATTGAAAAATTTGGTAGAACAAGTTTCAGTAGTAGAAACTAAAAGAAAAATAAATATAGATAAATTAAAAGAATATATTCCAGAAAATAAACCTTTATTATCTATATCAAAACCTAATTTTGATTCAAATAAAAAAACTTTTTTTCATAATATTTCTAGAGAGAGGGATTTTATTTATCAAATATTATTTGATATGAAAAATAATTTTAATGATTTAAAAAATATTGTTTATCAATTAATAAAAAATAATTCTAATCCTACATTTAATAAAGAAAATAGAGATCTTATTCATCGATTATTTGGAAAAATATTTACTTCTCAAGATGAGTCTTTAAAAAAGAATCATGAAATCATAAATAAATCTATATTTCAAATAGAAAATCCATCCTTATATAAAAATAATTTAAATGAAAACAATTTAGATTATGAAGAAATAGAAGAAGATTTATCTAAAAAAAATTCTTCTAACTCTTTTTCATTAGAAAAAAAAGAAATTGAATTTATTCAAAAAGCTTTAAAAAAAAATAAGGGAAAAAGAAGAAAAACAGCAAAAGAATTAGGGATATCGGAAAGAACTCTTTATAGAAAAATAAAACAATATGGATTATAA
- a CDS encoding 30S ribosomal protein THX, whose amino-acid sequence MGKGDKKTRRGKIKNKTYGNIRPNPKKLKNKKKQQQNKKNNINQ is encoded by the coding sequence ATGGGAAAAGGAGATAAAAAAACTAGAAGAGGAAAAATAAAAAATAAAACATACGGAAATATCCGTCCTAATCCAAAAAAATTAAAGAATAAAAAAAAACAACAACAAAATAAAAAAAATAATATAAATCAATAA